In Erigeron canadensis isolate Cc75 chromosome 6, C_canadensis_v1, whole genome shotgun sequence, the following are encoded in one genomic region:
- the LOC122605701 gene encoding uncharacterized protein LOC122605701 isoform X3 has translation MRHNPEIDGRIVWERLTILRVDNLIVESGHDVGVNVSDSSGGLQFSSKKLGFDAVVLAVGHSARDVYRMLLSHNLELVPKDFDE, from the exons ATGAGGCATAATCCAGAAATTGATGGCCGTATTGTATGGGAAAGGTTGACTATACTGAG GGTGGATAATCTGATTGTGGAGAGTGGTCATGATGTTGGTGTCAATGTATCCGATTCAAGTGGAGGATTACAATTTAGTAGCAAGAAGCTAGGATTTGATGCAGTTGTTCTTGCAGTTGGGCATTCTGCACGTGATGTGTATCGAATGCTTCTTTCTCATAACTTGGAATTGGTTCCCAAAGATTTTGAT GAGTGA
- the LOC122605701 gene encoding uncharacterized protein LOC122605701 isoform X2 yields MRHNPEIDGRIVWERLTILRVDNLIVESGHDVGVNVSDSSGGLQFSSKKLGFDAVVLAVGHSARDVYRMLLSHNLELVPKDFDAQPDWVVSVD; encoded by the exons ATGAGGCATAATCCAGAAATTGATGGCCGTATTGTATGGGAAAGGTTGACTATACTGAG GGTGGATAATCTGATTGTGGAGAGTGGTCATGATGTTGGTGTCAATGTATCCGATTCAAGTGGAGGATTACAATTTAGTAGCAAGAAGCTAGGATTTGATGCAGTTGTTCTTGCAGTTGGGCATTCTGCACGTGATGTGTATCGAATGCTTCTTTCTCATAACTTGGAATTGGTTCCCAAAGATTTTGAT GCCCAACCGGACTGGGTCGTTTCTGTTGATTGA
- the LOC122605701 gene encoding uncharacterized protein LOC122605701 isoform X1, giving the protein MRHNPEIDGRIVWERLTILRVDNLIVESGHDVGVNVSDSSGGLQFSSKKLGFDAVVLAVGHSARDVYRMLLSHNLELVPKDFDQTLSDGQHLKKAIQQSLKKKVRVMVVKTVSDPCLKENFSFGE; this is encoded by the exons ATGAGGCATAATCCAGAAATTGATGGCCGTATTGTATGGGAAAGGTTGACTATACTGAG GGTGGATAATCTGATTGTGGAGAGTGGTCATGATGTTGGTGTCAATGTATCCGATTCAAGTGGAGGATTACAATTTAGTAGCAAGAAGCTAGGATTTGATGCAGTTGTTCTTGCAGTTGGGCATTCTGCACGTGATGTGTATCGAATGCTTCTTTCTCATAACTTGGAATTGGTTCCCAAAGATTTTGAT CAGACTTTAAGTGACGGACAGCATTTGAAAAAAGCGATTCAACAATCCTTAAAAAAGAAGGTTAGAGTGATGGTTGTTAAGACTGTTTCCGATCCCTGCCTAAAAGAAAATTTCAGTTTTGGGGAGTAA